AGGATTTGCCCCCCACAATGACGACCGCATCCGTTGCTTGAATCAGGGCAAATGCCTCGGCTTGGCGCTTCCAGGTGTCTGGACAGATGGTGTTGTGGACAATGAGCTTTGGGTGTCGTGCGCATAGCCAAGTTGTGATTTCGCTGAAGGTGTGCTTCTTGAATGTGGTCTGGGCAAGGACCACGGCGGAATCCAGTTGGGTGGGGGGCAGCTTCTGGACTTCCTCCATGGTGCTGATGACGATAGCCTGTTGCGCATAGCTGATGTGGGCAATGACTTCAGGATGTTTGATGTCCCCAAGAATGATGATGGGGTGTCCTTTCCGGCTGTAGCGTTTGATGTAGGCCTGGACCTTGGTGACTTCTGGACAGGTGCCGTTGAATAAGCGGATCTTCCCAAGGGCTTTCAGCTCGCTTAGGTTGCGGTATTCCTCGAGGGGGACACCATGAGCCCGGATGATCAGCGTTCCTCGTGGGCAGTCAAACCCGTCCCTGGCTTTCCCAACACCCCGTGCGCGGAGCTGGTTGAGGGCTTGCTCGTTATGAATGAGGTCTCCGACTGTATTGACGGAAGATGAATGTCCAAATCTTGCGGAAGCTTCGAGGCTCATGTCGACTGCTCGGTGGACTCCCCAGCAGAATCCAGCATGATGTGGTTGTAAAATCTTCATTTTAAATTTTTATGTATAGTTGTATGACTAGTGTGTGCCGTTGTTTGTGTCATGGCGACCGCTGTAATGCTTAAAAAGAAGGTTGACATGCATGGGTCAAATATTGAACCCTCAATGGCGATGTCGGCGCAAATATTTCCGGTAAATATTTTGCATTCAAAATAATGAACATTTCAGCACCATGAGTTCCCTGGTTCCAGGGGTAGGGGGAGGCATGTCTGCGGTGAGAGTTTGGCTAATGGGTGGAGTTGTCTGTGCTCAGGTCGTGGCTCTGGGGGCAAAGCCCCTTCGGCACACCAAGCCGAAGGTTCCCGGCGCGGCCTCGGTGGATAGGGCTCTGCAGGCCCTGGTCTTTGAAGAGCCTCTGGTGGCACTCTCGACACCCCGCGAGCGCGAGCGAAGGGATTTGGGGAAGGCACTCGAGGCGTATCGGCGAGGCGGGAAACTCGAGGACCTTGAGCCCATTGAAGCCTTCCTCAATGCGTACCCGGGCAACCCATGGGAGCTTGCTCTGCACGTTGATGTTGGGTTGATGTACCGCCATGTCGGTGCCGTCTCGGCTGCCATTCGTCACTGGGAGAAGGCCTGGGCATTGGGCGAGAATCAGAAGGCGCCAAAGGCGGTTGCCTTGGCTCATCGGGCCTTGGGAGAACTGCTGGAGGTGAACGCTGGCCTGGGGCAGCGGCAGGCCCTGGAGCAGTGGGTGAAGGTGGCTGAGGCCCAGAGCCTTGGGGGGCTTTTGACGGAGAAGCTTTCTCTTGCCAAGGAGAGCCTGGGCTACATGCAGAACAGCCCGGAGACAGCCTATCGCTGCGGTCCGACCGCTTTGGCCTATCTCAAGGCCACTGAGGATCCGAAGGCTTTTGCGGATTCGCGTATCCAGCACTTTCTGAGCAGCGAGCAAGGGACCAGTCTCGCGAAGAATGCTGGGTGGGCCGAGCAGCTCGGCCTCAAGGTCCAGATGGCCAAGCGCTGGGCAGGGGGGGAATTCCCCGTGCCCAGCCTCCTGCACTTCCGCTCCGGGCATTTCGCGGCTGCCATGTACGCCCGAAATGGCCGTGTGCTGGTTCAGGATCCAGCCCTGGGTGACACCTGGGTTCCTCGGAGCATCCTGGAGCAGGAAAGCACCGGTTACGCACTCATCCCTGCTGGGGCGCTTCCCAAGGGGTGGACCGCGGTGAGCAAGGCCGAGGGGGAAAAGGTGTGGGGCAAGGGGGCCTGGGGTCCCGGTCGCCCAGATGATACCCGTCCTGACAGCAGGCGCTTTGGCACCCAGCTGCTTTCGAGCAGTCCGGGTGGTGTTCGGGTCTCCTACCTTGCCAATCTGGTGGACCTGAATGTCGAGATACCGGTGGTGGACTATGCTCCCGCCAAGGGCCCCAGGATCGACCTGAGTGTGACTTACAACCACCGGGAATACGGTCAGCCCGAGACCTTCGACTACTGCAACCTCGGCTCCAAGTGGACCTTCACCTTCCTGACTTGCCTGAAGGACGACACCACAAACCCTGACTTCAACGTGACCTTGTGCAACCCCGGAGGCGGGGGGCTGATCTTCCAGAGCCGGGGGGATGGGACCTATCTGCCCGAGGGTTACACCCAGGCCCAGCTGGTCCGGCAGCCCAATAATACCTACACCATCGAATACCTGGACGGGCATAAGGACTTCTATGAGGCTGCGGACCGTGGATGGGGCCTGCGTCGGATCATTCTGACGCGCCGTCAGGACCAGAAGGGCCTGGAAGCGAAGTTTGGATGGGATGCCATGCTGCGCCTGGTGTCCATCACCGATGCCGACGGTCAGGTCACCCGCCTGAGCTATGAGAATGCCGCTGACCCCCTGAAGCTCACCCAGGTGGTGGATCCCAGGGGGCGTACTACCCGCTTTGAATACGACGAGCAGGGGCGCTTGGTGCGTACGGTGGATAGCGAAGGGCGAGCCAGCAACTTCAGCTATGGCCTGGACTCAAAGCGCCCTGGCGTGGGTTTGGACTTCATCAACCATATCGAAACACCCGCGGGTTCCCTGTCCATCCGGGCGGGTGAAGGTCTTGTGGGGCCCTCCTATCGGCGCTGGCTCGAAGCCGAGAGGGGAGACGGGACCCTGGAGCGCCTTGAGGGAGGCGCGGGCTATGCTTACGAGATCGACCCCGAACAGTTTCCCAAGGCCCCGGAACTGGATACGGAAACCCAACACCCCCTCTCTGTATCAGCCCGGGAGTCGTTCTTCTGGGGGGCAGGGGCCTATCGCGGTGGCCAGCCGGACTATTCTGCAGCCCACCATATCCGTTGGGGCCATGGACCCGGAGGCTATTCCTCGGGGATCGTCCTGAGTGAGAAGGCGCCGGGTGAGGCGCGACACTGGTATATCCATGCAGGAGATTTCTGGGGAGGGGTTTTCCCGGGTGCTCATACGGATAGATACCCACTCACGCCCGAGGGGCTGTCCCGAATGGCGCCCAAGGGGGCAGCGGCGAGTGCCCTGCTGCCCGTGTGTGACGGAAATCGGAACCTGGTGACCCGGGATTATTGGGTGCGGTCGGATGGAAGCCTGGGGGTGAAGACCCAGCAGTTCGATGCGAAGGGGCAGGCCGTGGTGGTTCCTTCCCTTGCGGTGTCCAGATAGGCCATCTGGAGCGTTTTTTCGGTTCGCTTGAAATACAGTTCCGAGGTTTCCATGCGTGCAGGCGGTGGGTATCCAGTCTCTTGGGTGATGGCGCTTCTGGTGGCCAATGCGGGGATCGTGGCGAAGGCGGAGTTCGCCCCCCCGGTCTCAACCGCTACCATTACGGCCCGCCGGGTCTTCCAGGAACCCCTGGTGCCCGTGGGCGGGGAACCGTCCCTGGAGGAGAACCGGGAGCTGGCGAGGGCGCTGGATGCTTTTGCGGCGGGGCATGGCACCAAGTCCTTGACGGAGTTCCTGAGTGTCAACCTCCGCAGTCCCTGGCGGGCTTCCATACTTGCCAGTCTTGGTTGGATTTATCGAAGGGACGGTTTCGTCGGTCGAGCGGAACAGGCATGGCGAGAAGCATGGCGTCTCAGCAAGGATGGCCCGAGTCGGGCTATCGCCGATTGGAGCGTGGCCAACCTAGCGGATCTCCTCGCCCAGTTGGGCAAGAAGGAGTCTTTGGCACTCCTGCTGCAGGAAGTTGGGGATAGAAAGCTATCCGGAGTCGCAGGCACGATGTTTCAGGGCTCTCGAGAGCGTCTTGCGGCGATGACGCAGGATCCCGCCCACACCCTTTTGTGTGGCCCCAGGGCGCTCGGAGAGCTCGCGCGGGCCCTGGGCAAACCGCAGAAGCTAGATGGTCTGGCGCTCATGCAGGCGGGTCCAAAGGGGACCAACCTTGCCCAGCTTCAGGATTGGGGGAAGGGGTTGGGGCTCGACCTGGTGGGAATTCGCCTGCAGCCTGGGGATTTCCTTCCCCTGCCAGCCTTGCTTTACTGGCGGGCTGGACACTTCTCGGCGGTTCTTCGAGAGGAGCGGGGGCGCTTCCTCGTGCGTGGATTCTTGTCAGGCGAGGACACATGGATGACCCCTGAAGCCCTCTTGGAGGAGGGAGGGGGATATGCACTCGTCCCCAGGGGCCATCAGGCGTTTGCAACGGTTGGATCCTCGGTCCTCGCTACGGTTTGGGGTTCCGGTGATGTGCCTGAACACTCGAAAAAGAGACCCGCACCTGGGGACCCGGATTGCGGAGGTGGTAACTGTCCAAAGGGAATGCCTACCTATCGTTTTTATGCGGAACAGGTCAGCTTGCTGGTAGAGGACATTCCCCTTTGGTACACCCCACCCCAAGGGCCCTCGATCCAATTTCATATCCGATACAATCAATGGGACCTCCAGCAGCCGGCAACCTTCACATACTGGAATCTCGGGTCGAAATGGACCACGGACTGGTTATCCTATGTGACGGATGACCCCTCGGCCCCGGGGCAGAACACCTCCATATATCTCCGCGGTGGTGGCGTGGATGACTATACCGGCTACTCTGCGACGACAGGGGCCTTTTCGCCGCAGTACTACCACCACGATATTCTGGTTCGGACATCGGCAAGCAGTTACGAGCGGAGGCTGCCGGATGGCTCGAAGGAGATTTTCGATGCGCCGGACGGGGCGGTTGCGCCGCGGCGGATTTTCCTGACCAAAATCGTTGACCCTGCCGGTAACACCCTTCAATTTGCGTACGATGCATTGCACCGCTTGGTTTCTGCAACGGATGCACTGGGGCAAGTGACGACGCTGCAATACGGGTTGGCGGCCGATCCTCTAAAGGTGACCCAGGTGACGGATCCCTACGGGCGATCCGCTATTTTTCAATACGATGGGTCGAATAAGTTGTTCCAAGTTACGGATATGGGAGGGCTGACATCGGGTTTCGCCTACGGTCCAACCAGTGATGCGCCCAACGCGGGGGAGGACTTCCTCAACACCATGATCACTCCTTACGGCACCACGAGCTTTGCCGCTGGGGTGAACGGGACGGTGGACCGCTGGCTTCAGGCGACCGACCCCCTTGGGCAGACGGAGCGTGCTGAATTCCATAATGGCACGGGTGGCTTGCCCGATAGAGATTCAGCCGTCCCTTCGGGGTTTAATAACTACAGCCTTTCCTGGCGCAATACCCTTTACTGGGACAAGCGGGCCATGGCCGCTTCCACCCGGAACTGGACCACCGCCAAGATCTATCACTTTCTGCATACCACTTACCCGGGGCCGCCTTCACCTCTCTTGGAAAGCACCAAGGCGCCACTCGAAAGACGGGTGTGGTATCGCTACGGCCAAGGGGATTCCCGTTTTGAGGGTACCTCAAGCCTACCTTTGGCAACGGCTCGGGTGTTGGATGATGGCACAGAGCAGCGTACCCAGGCTGAGTACAACACGCTTGGGAAGCCCACGAAGACGATTGATGCCGCTGGGCGTGTGACTGCATACACCTACTCGGCGGATGGCATGGACCTTCTGGAGGTCCGCAACACCACCGGGAGCACCAACGACCTGCTGGCCCAGTACACCTACAATGCCCAGCACAAGCCCCTGACTGTGAGTGACGCCGCTGGTAAGACCACAAGTTTTACCTACAACGCAGCGGGTCAGATCCTCACCATCACCAATCCCAAGAGCGAAACGACGAGCTTTGCCTATACGGGCGGTTACTTGAGCCGCATCACCGGGGCCCAGGCGGGGGCCACCACGAGCTTCACCTATGACAAGTTTGGGCGGGTGCATACGGTGATTGGCCCGGACGGCAATGGTGTCACGACGGATTATGACAACCTGGATCGCCCCATGCAGGTCAGCTACGCAGACGGCACGACCGAGCAGATGGCCTACGACAGGCTCGACCTGAGCGCCAAGAAGGACCGGCAGGGGCGCTGGACCTACATGAGCTATAACCCCCTGCGGCGGCTCTCGGAAGTCCAAGATGCCCTCGGGCGCACCACCTCCTTCGACTGGTGCAACTGTGGGAGTCTGGAACAGCTGACGGATCCGGCGGGGCACACCACCAATTGGTGGCGGGATCTGCAGGGACGGGTCATCGGCAAGCGCCTGGATGATGGCTCCCTGACCAGCTACTCCTACGACACCGCTGGTCGATTGGTTCAGCGGGTGGATGCCAAGGGGCAGATGACCAGCTATCAGTACTATGCCGACAACAACCTAAAGCAGGTGGACTATGTCAATGCCCTGAAGGCCACCCCCTCGGTGGGTTATGCCTATGATGGCATCTACAATCGGCTTGCCACCATGACGGATGGCTATGGCACCACGACCTATAGCTACCACCCGGTTGGGGCGGGCCCGGTGCTTGGGGCCGGGCGTCTGGCCAGCGTGGCGGGTCCCTTTGCCAACAGCACCATCACCTATGCCTACGATGAACTGGGGCGGGTGCTGAGCCGGGGGATCAACGGCATCAGCGAGACCCGCAGCTTTGATGCCCTTGGCCGTCTTGCTCAGGTGAACAACCCCCTGGGGACCTTCTCCTATGCCTACCAAGGCAGCACCGGGCGCCTGGACAACATCCTGCTCCCCAACGGGCAGAAGACGGTGTTCACCTACTTCGACGCCACTCAGGACTACCGGCTGTCTGGCATTTCCAACCAAAAGAGTGATTCCAGCGTCATCTCGGCCTTCGGCTATGCCTACAACGCAGATGGAGCCATCAAGACCTGGAGTCAGCAGGCGGATGCCCAGACTCCAAGGGTCTACAGCTTCTCCTACGATGCTGCCAACCAGCTGATTGGGGCAACGCTGAACCTGGAGGGGCCCACTGGTGCCCTGATCCACCAGTATGTCTACGGATATGACCTGGCCGGTAATCGCACCAGCGAACAGATTGACGGCCAAGTCACGGCAGCGGAATACAACAGCACCAACCAGCTCACGGAGCAGCGCATCAGCACTGCCCCCTAGCGGTTTTCTGCCGCATTGAATTGCCCATCCATGTTTGCCCTGCTTTGAAGTGTTTGCCAGAGGTCACTGTGTACCTTCCCGCTGAATTGTCCCGAATGAACAAGCTCCTGGCCTGGACCACCCCGAGGTGCGCCCGGTTCCTGCTGAGTGTCCGGAGTCTGCTGAAACTTCGGCGCTTGGTGGCCCTGCCTGTGGTGCTGCTGATGATCTGGCAGCTGGTGCAGGTGTCACTGGCGGCGGCGATGCCTGCCCTCACTCGATCGCATGTTGCAGTTCAGGTGCTTGGGCAGGCGGCCACGGATGCCGATGTGTCGGGTCAGTATCTGGTGTCCGGGGATGGGTACGGGCGCAAAATGGTGTTTTACCAGCGCGGTACAACGGTGACTGGCACCTATACCTTCAACGGAAGCACCAGTTCATTCAGTGGAACGGTGAGCGGTTATACGTTGACGGGGACCTTTATCTATAGCGGGACTCGGAACTTCTCGGCCACCTACGCAGCGGATGGGCAGAGCTTTTCGGGTTCGGATTCATGGGGGAGTTTTACCGGTGTGAAGCAATCGACAGGGGTGATCCGGGTAGTCCCGAGCCAAGCTGTCCTGAAGCTCGGAGAAACCCTCAGCATTGATGGGTTGGTGGGCGGCGTGCCGGACAAAAGTATTGCTTGGAGTGCGACTGGCGGGAGTGTGGATGGGAGTGGCTTGTTCACGGCTCCTGCGACGGCTGGGGTCTATACCGTGACGGCTGCGAGTACCGTCCAGCCAGAAGTGAAGGTGACAAACGTGATCCAGGTGACCGGTGATGGAAATATGGATGCATCGGGTTCATACGTGGTGTCTGGAGATGGTTATGGCCGCAAGATGGTGTTATATCAGCGTGGGACAACGGTAACGGGTACCTATACCTTCAACGGGAGCACCAGCGCGTTCAACGGTACGGTGAATGGGTACACGCTGACGGGGACCTTTACCTATAGCGGGACCCGGAATTTCTCGGCCACCTTTGCAGCGGATGGGCAGAGCTTTTCGGGTTCGGATTCCTGGGGGAGTTTCACAGCCACCAAAGAAGCTGTGGTGAGTGTCCAGATCCAGCCAGTCGGTGTAAGAAGTCTTGACCTGTCTGAATTATATCCATTTTATGCTTCAGTGGCTGGTAGTTATGACAGGTCGGTCTCCTGGTCGACCACGGGTGGAACTGTTGCGGACGGTCTCTTCACTGCGCCAGGCACGCCTGGGAAGTACACCCTCACGGCTGTCGCCCAGGCTGATTCCAGTGCGACCGATCAGACGGATGTCTACGTCGGCACCTGGAAGGAATCCTTCGACAAGTGGAGCTTCGAGGAAGGCAAGGGGCTGTCTGCCGCGGACTCGAACGGTCGTGGCTGGACTGGCATCCTTGCTAACGGACCCACCTGGACAAATGGGAAGGTCGGCAAGGCTCTTTATTTCGATGGTAAAAACTCTGCTGTGGGGCTCCCCTATGTGCTTCCCTTGTCCAGTGCTTTCACCCTTTCTGCCTGGGTCAAACTGGATGAGGTGGGAACTGGCCACGTGAACACCATTCTGGGTGCGGGGCATGCCGAGTGTCTTCGTGCGCTGCACTGTTGTGTGAACGCTCAGGATAAGCCCTACTTCGGGTTCTATTGTCAGGACCTGACAGGCTCTAAGTCGCTGGCTGCTGGAGTGTGGACCCATCTGGTCTTCACCTTCGACGGCACCACCAAGCGGATCTATGTGAACGGGGTCCTGGATTCCTCCCAGACTTCAGGTGCCCTGACGGTTACGGATGCAAATGCCTTGATCGGCAATTATCCATTCTCGACTGGGCTTGGATTCAAGGGAGTCATTGATGAAGTTGCAATCTATAACCGTGCGCTGGTGGATTGTGAGGTGGCTGCCCTCTATGCCTCCACGGTCAACGTGACCATGAGCCCACACACGGCCACGCTAGCTGTTGGGCAAAGCCAAGCCTTTGCCGTGAATGTGGTGGGTTCCACCAATGCTGCTGTGACCTGGGAGCTTCCTGACGCATCCAGCGGGACGATCACGGCCGAGGGTGTCTATACGGCCCCCATTACAGTCCCCGCGGCTGGGGCAAGCTATCGGGTTGTGGCCCGGAGCGTTGCAGATAGCACTCAGACGGATACGGTCAAGGTTGTAGTCAAGCCGTACGTTCGCATCATTCCTGCCACCCTCACTCTGGCTGCTAACGGAACCTATCCCTTCCAGGTCGAGGTGACGGGCTTGTCGAACAGCGCCGTGGTGTGGACAGCGAGTGCTGGGGCCTTTGAAGGGAATCGCTACACGGCACCCTCAAGTCCCGGCACTTACCAGATCACAGCTACCAGCCAGGCCGATTCCACCAAGAGCGCAACGATGAGCGTCGTGGTGGGGGGAGCCAGCATGGTCAACAACGGTGGTTTGGTCGGATATTGGACCTTTGATAATAGTGGTGTAGATAGGAGCGGCAATGGTCATACAGCCACGCTGGTGGATGGTGCCATCTATGCCGCAGGTCTCAACAGCCGGGCCCTCCGCCTGGATGGGCTGAAAAGTGCCGCCAAGATCAATTATGTAAATTGTTTCAATTCATCTTTTACGGTGTCTGCGTGGGTAAAGCTGGATGCGGTCAACCGCGGTATCGACAATGCCATTCTGGGACACGGTGTGGCGAGTCCCAATCAAGGGCTTCACATCGGGGAACGCAATGGAAAAGCCTATTTTGGATTTTATTCCAATGATGTGGCTGGGAAGTCGGATCTCACGGCAAATAAATGGACTTTGGTTACTTGTGTATATGATGGAGTTCACAAGCTGATCTATATCAATGGAGTCTTGGATGCTACTCAGGCCTCTGGGGCCTATCGGGGGCAGATGCCGAGTGCTGAAATTGGGTCCTACCCATGGCCTAATTACATGAGCAAGGGATCCGTGAGTACCTGTCTCGGACTCATCGATGAGGTCCGGATTTACAACCGCGCCCTCAGTGCTGCTGATGTGGGTGCCCTATACTCAGGGGTGCCGTCCCTTGCGATCGAGCCCCGCAATGCCGTGATCTCCACGGAGCAAACCCAAGGCTTCACGGCTGGCGTCACGGGGAGCGCGAATACGGCCGTGACTTGGTCGCTTCCCAAGGCTGCTTCGGGGGATCTGACTGCTGATGGGGTCTACACCCCACCCGCCAGCATCCCCTACCAGGGTGTGCAATACGCCGTAAAGGCGGTGAGCCAGGCGCTTCCTTCCGTTTCGGACACGGTCCAGATCACGGTCAAGAACCCTGTCGATATCTCCCCTAAGGCGGTAAATGTCCCCGCCGGGGGGCAGATCCAGTTCAGTGCGGAAGTGACTGGGCTTGCCTCCACGGATGTGAGCTGGTCCGCCTCCAGTGGCTCCATCTCCTCCAGTGGCCTCTTTTCGGCCTCCACCACCAGTGGGTCGGTCACGGTAACGGCGACCAGCGCAGTGGATGCCACCAAGCTTGCGACCGCGACGGTCACGGTGACCAAGGGGGCGCTGCTGCCCGACCTTTGGCTATCCTTTGAGGAGGGAACTGGCACTTCCACGGCGGATGCGGCTGGCAGCTCCGTGGTGGGTAAGCTCTCCAGTTCGGTGAACTGGGTGACGGGTAAGAGCGGTGAGGGCGTGGAGTGCCCGGTGGCCGCTGCCACCATCCTGCTGTCTCCGGTGGTCAAGCTGGGGACTCAGTGGACGGTGGCCTCGTGGTTCCAGTACCCCTTCCCGGGCACGGGTTATCGTCACACCCTGAGCCGGGGCAACGGGGGCGATCACCAGATTGAGGTCTGGGACGATCAGGTCAGCCTGGGCTGCTATGACAACGTCACCGGAAGCGGCTTCCACGCCTGCGGCTTCAAGATGGATACCCTCTCCGCCGGCTGGCACCACGTCGCAGCGGTGGGACAGGGGGGGAAGACCCAGTTCTACATCGATGGCGTGGCGGTTGGTTCGATTGTGCCTTGGCAGTCGACTTCTGACGTCTATTGCGTCGGCAACTACCAGGGAGGGCGTGAGCACTTTGGTATTATCGATGAGTTCAAGATCTTCCATCGGCCCCTTGGGGCCGCCGAGGTGGCCAGCTTGGCTTCGGGGATCAGGATCCAGGTGAGCCCTGGGGCGATCACCCTGGCGCCTGGCGGTACCCAGGCCTTCGCGGCTGCTGTCACCGGGGCCACCAACCCCAAGGTGACCTGGGAGCTGCCCGATGCCGGGAGTGGCAGCATCTCGGCTGCGGGTGTCTACAGGGCACCCAACAACTGTGCCTACGATGGACAGCGCTTCCGGGTGCTGGCAAGAAGCGTCCAGGATCCCCTCCAGGTGGGCCTGGCCTGGGTTACGGTGAGTGCGGGTGCAGCCAAGGCTCCCCTGGCCCACTTCCCCTTCTTGGAGGGGGTGGGGAATGCCACCCAGGACGTCTCGGGCCATGGCTATCAGGGGGTTCTGGTGCACGACCCCGCATGGGTGGATGGCAAGGTGGGCAAGGCGTTGCGGTTCAGCGGCAGCGAGTACGTGCAGGTGTCGGCCTTCCCCAACCTGCCCTTTGTCCTGACGGCAGCCGCCTGGATTTATCCCACCGGTCCGGGGAGCCAGGCGACGGAAGGCGGGGTAATCCTGGGCCGGGAGAACGAGTTTCTGCTCGCCCGCTTCGCTGATGGAAGCATCCGCTACGCGCTACGGAATTCATCACCTGGTTGGAAATTTGTCAATACGGGCTGCGCTGCGCCCCTGAACCAGTGGACCCATCTTGCGCTGACCTATGACGCATCGACGGGGGTGGTGTGCCTGTGGGCCAATGGTGCCCAGGTCTACACCTTTACGGGGGCTGGGACCATTGCCTCCAGTGCGCCTGCGGGCGAAGGGCTCCGGATTGGCAGCCGCCAAGCTAATGGCAGCTACTTCCAGGGTGTCATCGATGAGGTCCGACTCTACGATCGGGTGCTCACGGACGACGAAGTATCCGCCTTGTATGCTCTTGCGGGCATGGAGGTCTATCCGCTGGAGGCCGGAGTGGCCCCAGGCAAGAAGGTCGCCTTCAGCGCGGTGATCCCTGACCTCGCGGATCAGAGGGTCACCTGGGAGTTGCCGAGCGCCGCAAGTGGAAGCATCGAGGCCGATGGCACCTACACTGCGCCCTCGGGCGGGGAGCGCAGCTACCAGGTGGTGGCGCGCAGCGTGGCCGATGTGACCCGCACGGCCTCCGCCACAGTGCATATCCGGAACACCGGAACGAGCGACGAGGCGCTGGTGGGCTATTGGCCCTTCAACGAGAGCACGGGGACGATGGTTGCGGATGCCTCCCTGACCGACAACCCCGGCAAGCTTATCGACGGTGCCGCGGCGTGGACAGGCGGGGTCCTGGGCAATGCCCTGCTCTTTGATGGGGCCAACGGCCGAGTTGACATCCCGGATAGGGCCGCCCTGAACCCCCAGAGCCTCTCCCTCTCCCTGTGGCTTCGCCTGGATCGGGATCCCGCCTTCGATACGAGCTCCAACAGTTGGCGGAGCATCCTGCACAAGGGAGAGTTCGTGGGTGGGAGCACCGGTTACGCCGTGTATCTGGAAAAGAACCGCAGCATCGGGTTCGACACGGGCACCGGGTCTGCTGATCGCTGGTGGCCCAATGGGCTCACCCTGTCCATCGGGGAATGGACCCACCTGGTCCTGGCCTTTGATGCGGAGACGGGCTTGAAGACGGCCTACCAGGATGGGGTCCTGAAGGACTCCAAGCGGGTGGTTGCCAAAGCCTTGCAGGCCAACAGTGCTGACCTGTACCTCAACAATCCCTCGGCCTACCTGCCGACCGGGGGCTACGGGAATTTCCCCGGGGCTTTCGATGAACTGAGGGTCTACAACCGGGCCCTCACCCAGTCCGATGTCAGTGCCCTGCGGGGGCGAGTGGCCACGGTGAGGATTTCCCCCGAGAGTGCCAGTCTGGTGCTTGGACAGTCCCAGCAGTTCTCCGCGACGGTGACGGGCTCCAAGGATGGCTCCGTGACCTGGAGTGTCTTGGATGTGGGCTCCATCACCAGCGAAGGGCTCTTTACGGCCCCGGCCAGCATCAGTGTCCAAGGCCTCAAGACCCGGGTCCAGGCCCTGAATGCGAGCAGTGGGGCAA
The sequence above is drawn from the uncultured Holophaga sp. genome and encodes:
- a CDS encoding cysteine peptidase family C39 domain-containing protein yields the protein MAHRALGELLEVNAGLGQRQALEQWVKVAEAQSLGGLLTEKLSLAKESLGYMQNSPETAYRCGPTALAYLKATEDPKAFADSRIQHFLSSEQGTSLAKNAGWAEQLGLKVQMAKRWAGGEFPVPSLLHFRSGHFAAAMYARNGRVLVQDPALGDTWVPRSILEQESTGYALIPAGALPKGWTAVSKAEGEKVWGKGAWGPGRPDDTRPDSRRFGTQLLSSSPGGVRVSYLANLVDLNVEIPVVDYAPAKGPRIDLSVTYNHREYGQPETFDYCNLGSKWTFTFLTCLKDDTTNPDFNVTLCNPGGGGLIFQSRGDGTYLPEGYTQAQLVRQPNNTYTIEYLDGHKDFYEAADRGWGLRRIILTRRQDQKGLEAKFGWDAMLRLVSITDADGQVTRLSYENAADPLKLTQVVDPRGRTTRFEYDEQGRLVRTVDSEGRASNFSYGLDSKRPGVGLDFINHIETPAGSLSIRAGEGLVGPSYRRWLEAERGDGTLERLEGGAGYAYEIDPEQFPKAPELDTETQHPLSVSARESFFWGAGAYRGGQPDYSAAHHIRWGHGPGGYSSGIVLSEKAPGEARHWYIHAGDFWGGVFPGAHTDRYPLTPEGLSRMAPKGAAASALLPVCDGNRNLVTRDYWVRSDGSLGVKTQQFDAKGQAVVVPSLAVSR